The Halobellus sp. MBLA0158 genome has a window encoding:
- the dapB gene encoding 4-hydroxy-tetrahydrodipicolinate reductase, which produces MGGLRVAITGASGRMGGELLTAAADHDDVDYVLAATRTPEAVPSGDAPDAPDAVVADSDLGDALESHDIDVLVDFTVPEASVDYLRAAADSGVAAVVGTTGYDDDHLETLDSVAESVPFLRASNFSRGVAALRRAVEAAAGALSGYDVEVTETHHNGKRDAPSGTALTILDDIDEARGEAAERVHGREGDQPREGTEIGVHARRAGDVTGEHEVLFAGNEEVVELTHRAGSRGIFAVGALDAAAWLAGRSPGRYDFGEVLDAGGENEDDGASRSQ; this is translated from the coding sequence ATGGGCGGGCTCCGCGTCGCGATCACGGGCGCAAGCGGTCGGATGGGCGGCGAACTCCTCACGGCCGCCGCCGACCACGACGACGTCGACTACGTCCTCGCGGCGACCCGGACGCCCGAGGCGGTCCCGAGCGGCGACGCGCCGGACGCACCCGACGCGGTCGTCGCCGACAGCGACCTCGGCGACGCGCTCGAATCCCACGATATCGACGTCCTCGTGGACTTCACCGTCCCCGAGGCGAGCGTCGACTACCTCCGGGCCGCCGCCGACAGCGGCGTCGCCGCCGTCGTCGGGACGACCGGCTACGACGACGACCACCTGGAGACCCTCGATTCGGTCGCCGAGTCGGTCCCGTTCCTGCGCGCCTCGAACTTCTCCCGCGGCGTCGCGGCGCTCCGCCGGGCGGTCGAGGCCGCCGCCGGGGCGCTCTCGGGCTACGACGTCGAAGTGACCGAGACCCACCACAACGGCAAGCGCGACGCCCCCTCGGGGACGGCGCTCACGATCCTCGACGACATCGACGAGGCCCGCGGCGAAGCGGCAGAGCGCGTCCACGGGCGCGAGGGCGACCAGCCTCGCGAAGGGACTGAGATCGGCGTCCACGCGCGCCGCGCGGGCGACGTCACGGGCGAGCACGAGGTCCTCTTCGCCGGCAACGAGGAGGTCGTCGAACTGACTCACCGCGCCGGCTCCCGCGGCATCTTCGCGGTCGGCGCGCTCGACGCCGCGGCCTGGCTCGCCGGCCGCTCTCCCGGACGGTACGATTTCGGTGAAGTCTTGGACGCCGGCGGCGAGAACGAAGACGACGGAGCTTCCCGATCCCAATGA
- a CDS encoding H/ACA ribonucleoprotein complex subunit GAR1 → MQRLGTVSRTAQNLLVVRCDDADHPGIGTEAVDESLSTVGRVVDVFGPVDRPYVAVAPESSVRPASVVGQRLYAR, encoded by the coding sequence ATGCAGCGGCTCGGCACCGTCTCCCGGACGGCCCAGAATCTCCTCGTTGTCCGCTGCGACGACGCCGACCACCCCGGAATCGGCACCGAGGCCGTCGACGAGTCGCTCTCGACGGTCGGCCGCGTCGTCGACGTCTTCGGTCCGGTGGACCGCCCATACGTCGCCGTCGCGCCCGAGTCGAGCGTCCGCCCGGCATCGGTCGTCGGCCAGCGGCTCTACGCGCGCTGA
- the lysA gene encoding diaminopimelate decarboxylase: protein MSHSGGGGPAVRRLADWDGEALLALAGEHETPLYVVDLDRVEENCARLQSAFPDADVRYAMKAHSGAQVLRTVREAGLDAECASAGEVMRALDAGFPGDRVQYTAVNPPARDLDYVVERWREHPGLTVTVGAADTVDRLRDRGFDGRLCIRANPGVGAGHHEKVQTGANAKFGIPIERVPDLAEQWAAEFDLVGVHAHAGSGISGEDLSAHRELVSRMGDLAREVESAVVSLEFVDVGGGFGVPYEEDEPPLDLDAVAEATREALGEVDATLAVEPGRYVVADAGVLLTTVNTVKQARDATVVGVDAGMTTLLRPAMYDAYHAIRNLSAPDAESTPVTVAGPICESADVLCEHRSLSRPRRGHVLAIGNAGAYGYEMSSTYNSRPRPAEVVLSEATVRPSRRRETLTDLTTLDQ from the coding sequence ATGAGCCACTCCGGCGGCGGAGGGCCGGCGGTCAGGCGCCTCGCCGACTGGGACGGCGAGGCCCTCCTCGCGCTCGCCGGGGAGCACGAGACGCCGCTCTACGTCGTCGACCTCGATCGGGTGGAGGAGAACTGCGCACGACTCCAGTCAGCGTTCCCCGACGCCGACGTCCGCTACGCGATGAAAGCCCACTCGGGCGCCCAGGTCCTGCGGACCGTCCGCGAGGCGGGGCTGGACGCCGAGTGCGCCTCCGCGGGCGAGGTGATGCGCGCGCTCGACGCCGGCTTCCCGGGCGACCGGGTCCAGTACACGGCGGTCAATCCACCCGCCCGCGACCTCGACTACGTCGTCGAGCGCTGGCGCGAGCACCCCGGCCTCACGGTCACGGTCGGCGCGGCCGACACGGTCGACCGCCTGCGGGACCGCGGCTTCGACGGTCGGCTCTGCATCCGCGCGAATCCGGGCGTCGGCGCCGGCCACCACGAGAAGGTCCAGACGGGCGCGAACGCGAAGTTCGGCATCCCGATCGAGCGCGTGCCCGACCTCGCCGAGCAGTGGGCCGCCGAGTTCGACCTCGTCGGCGTCCACGCCCACGCGGGCAGCGGCATCTCGGGCGAGGACCTCTCGGCCCACCGCGAACTGGTCAGTCGGATGGGCGACCTCGCGCGCGAGGTCGAATCCGCGGTCGTCTCCCTGGAGTTCGTCGACGTCGGCGGCGGCTTCGGCGTCCCCTACGAGGAGGACGAGCCGCCGCTGGACCTCGACGCCGTCGCCGAGGCGACGCGCGAGGCGCTGGGCGAGGTCGACGCGACGCTCGCGGTCGAGCCCGGACGGTACGTCGTCGCCGACGCCGGCGTGCTCCTCACGACCGTGAACACGGTCAAGCAGGCCCGCGACGCCACCGTCGTGGGCGTCGACGCCGGGATGACGACGCTCCTCCGGCCGGCGATGTACGACGCCTACCACGCGATCCGGAATCTCTCGGCGCCCGACGCCGAATCGACCCCCGTCACGGTAGCGGGACCTATATGTGAGTCGGCGGACGTACTGTGTGAGCACAGGTCGCTCTCGCGGCCCCGACGCGGGCACGTCCTCGCCATTGGGAACGCGGGCGCGTACGGATACGAGATGTCGAGCACCTACAACTCCCGACCGCGGCCGGCCGAAGTCGTCCTCTCGGAGGCGACGGTCCGTCCGTCCCGTCGGCGCGAGACCCTGACTGACCTCACCACCCTAGACCAATGA
- the srp19 gene encoding signal recognition particle subunit SRP19: MAVENVIWPRYLDASVSRDDGRRVPLDDAIEDPTVDEIAKAVQQIGYDAVIERDVTHPREWDARGRVLVKGAEDSTKNDLVQAVAAYVGILRD; encoded by the coding sequence ATGGCTGTGGAGAACGTCATCTGGCCGCGCTACCTCGACGCCTCGGTCTCCCGGGACGACGGCCGGCGCGTCCCCCTCGACGACGCGATCGAGGACCCGACGGTCGACGAGATCGCGAAGGCCGTCCAGCAGATCGGCTACGACGCCGTCATCGAGCGCGACGTGACGCACCCCCGCGAGTGGGACGCCCGCGGGCGCGTCCTCGTGAAGGGCGCCGAGGACTCGACGAAGAACGACCTCGTCCAGGCGGTCGCCGCCTACGTCGGCATCCTGCGGGACTGA
- a CDS encoding presenilin family intramembrane aspartyl protease PSH yields MRRRVAAAVGFAALLFLLVQLGALALVPTFYEAGYQTVEDPSDPTNSLVYIGAILVATALMLAAFKFDLDWVVQGFVVLAAGSLAWYVFSVFLAPIPALVASAAIAVLLFVHPEWYVIDAAGVLMGAGAAGLFGISFGLLPAIVLLAVLAIYDAISVYGTEHMLDLASGVMDLNLPVVLVVPTTLSYSLRDSTPDAVERDGDEESDADADADDDDDVRDAFFIGLGDAVMPTVMIASAAFFVPTSLAPPLGVPGLPALNLPALTAMVGTFAGLFALLWMVLKGRAHAGLPLLNGGAIGGYLVGALVSGVPILTALGL; encoded by the coding sequence ATGCGAAGACGCGTCGCCGCCGCGGTCGGATTCGCCGCCCTCCTGTTCTTGCTCGTGCAGCTCGGCGCGCTGGCGCTCGTGCCGACCTTCTACGAGGCGGGCTACCAGACCGTCGAGGACCCGAGCGACCCGACCAACAGCCTGGTGTACATCGGCGCGATCCTCGTCGCGACGGCGCTGATGCTCGCGGCGTTCAAGTTCGACCTCGACTGGGTCGTCCAGGGATTCGTCGTCCTCGCGGCCGGGTCGCTGGCGTGGTACGTCTTTTCGGTCTTCCTCGCGCCGATCCCCGCGCTGGTCGCGTCGGCGGCGATCGCGGTCCTCCTCTTCGTCCACCCGGAGTGGTACGTCATCGACGCCGCCGGGGTGCTGATGGGCGCCGGCGCCGCGGGGCTGTTCGGTATCAGTTTCGGCCTCCTGCCCGCGATCGTCCTCCTCGCGGTGCTGGCCATCTACGACGCGATCAGCGTCTACGGCACCGAACATATGCTCGATCTGGCCTCGGGCGTGATGGACCTGAATCTCCCGGTCGTGCTCGTCGTTCCGACGACGCTCTCGTACTCGCTCCGGGACTCGACGCCCGACGCGGTCGAGCGGGATGGCGACGAGGAAAGTGACGCTGACGCCGATGCCGACGACGATGACGACGTCCGCGACGCGTTCTTCATCGGCCTCGGCGACGCCGTGATGCCGACGGTGATGATCGCCAGCGCGGCGTTCTTCGTCCCGACGTCGCTCGCGCCGCCGCTCGGCGTCCCCGGCCTGCCGGCATTGAACCTCCCCGCGCTGACCGCGATGGTCGGCACCTTCGCGGGCCTGTTCGCGCTGCTGTGGATGGTGCTGAAGGGTCGCGCCCACGCCGGACTGCCGCTGCTCAACGGCGGCGCCATCGGCGGCTATCTGGTCGGCGCGCTCGTCTCGGGCGTGCCGATCCTGACGGCGCTCGGGCTCTGA
- a CDS encoding LabA-like NYN domain-containing protein: MTEIHPDQRVAMLADAQNLYHTAQSLYSRNIDYSALLEKGVSGRSLTRAIAYVVRADSPEEESFFDALVDIGFEPKIKEIKTFGDGSKKADWDVGMSLDAVTLANHVDTVVLCTGDGDFSRLCSHLRHEGVRVEVMAFEESTAEELIDAADTFLDLSERQETFLL; the protein is encoded by the coding sequence ATGACCGAAATTCACCCGGATCAGCGGGTGGCGATGCTCGCCGACGCCCAGAACCTCTATCACACGGCCCAGAGCCTCTATTCCAGGAACATCGACTACTCCGCGCTCCTGGAGAAGGGCGTCTCGGGACGGAGCCTCACGCGGGCGATCGCGTACGTCGTCCGCGCGGACAGCCCCGAGGAGGAATCGTTCTTCGACGCCCTGGTCGACATCGGCTTCGAGCCGAAGATCAAGGAGATCAAGACCTTCGGCGACGGCTCGAAGAAGGCCGACTGGGACGTCGGGATGAGCCTCGACGCGGTCACGCTCGCGAACCACGTCGACACGGTCGTGCTCTGCACCGGCGACGGCGACTTTTCCAGGCTGTGCTCGCACCTCCGCCACGAGGGGGTCCGCGTCGAAGTGATGGCCTTCGAGGAGTCGACCGCCGAGGAACTGATCGACGCCGCAGACACGTTCCTCGACCTCTCGGAGCGCCAGGAGACGTTCCTGCTGTAA
- the dapA gene encoding 4-hydroxy-tetrahydrodipicolinate synthase produces the protein MTDIDFTGVFPAMTTPFDADEEIDHEQLAEDAQRLEAAGVAGLVPAGSTGESATLTHDEHIEVVETVVEAVDDVPVIAGSGSNSTHEALDLSQRAADAGADGLLLISPYYNKPEQAGLRQHFEAIADAVDLPQIVYNVPSRTGRNIEPETVGELAAHENIRAYKAASGDIAQISEVIEYTRGEDLSVLSGDDALTLPICSLGGRGVISVAGNVEPERMVELVDAAVGDDLERARELHYELSPLFRHLFVETNPIPVKAAMEIRGYGPARLRSPLTDLEDDNHAEMERILAELETEREATEAV, from the coding sequence ATGACAGATATCGACTTCACCGGCGTGTTCCCCGCGATGACCACGCCGTTCGACGCGGACGAGGAGATCGACCACGAACAGCTCGCCGAGGACGCCCAGCGGCTCGAAGCCGCCGGCGTCGCGGGCCTCGTGCCCGCCGGCTCGACCGGCGAGAGCGCGACGCTGACCCACGACGAACACATCGAGGTCGTCGAGACGGTCGTCGAGGCCGTCGACGACGTGCCCGTGATCGCGGGCTCGGGCTCGAACTCGACCCACGAGGCGCTGGACCTCTCCCAGCGCGCGGCCGACGCCGGCGCCGACGGCCTCCTCCTGATCTCGCCGTACTACAACAAGCCCGAACAGGCGGGCCTCCGCCAGCACTTCGAGGCCATCGCCGACGCGGTCGACCTCCCGCAGATCGTCTACAACGTCCCGAGCCGAACGGGTCGTAACATCGAGCCCGAGACGGTCGGCGAACTGGCCGCTCACGAGAACATCCGGGCGTACAAGGCCGCCAGCGGCGACATCGCACAGATCTCGGAAGTGATCGAGTACACCCGCGGCGAGGATCTTTCGGTTCTGTCCGGCGACGACGCGCTGACGCTCCCGATCTGCTCGCTCGGCGGTCGCGGCGTCATCTCCGTCGCGGGCAACGTCGAGCCCGAGCGGATGGTCGAGCTCGTCGACGCCGCCGTCGGCGACGACCTCGAACGGGCCCGCGAGCTCCACTACGAGCTGTCGCCGCTGTTCCGGCACCTGTTCGTCGAGACGAACCCGATCCCGGTCAAGGCCGCGATGGAGATCCGCGGCTACGGCCCCGCCCGGCTCCGCTCGCCGCTTACGGACCTCGAAGACGACAACCACGCCGAGATGGAGCGGATCCTCGCGGAACTGGAGACGGAACGAGAGGCGACGGAGGCCGTCTGA
- a CDS encoding prephenate dehydrogenase/arogenate dehydrogenase family protein: MEVLVVGAGGMGRWAGRTLGSAFSVAFADRDPAVARAAAEAIDADARAVALDTGETFAAVCLAVPISAADEAIEAHADRASRAMLDVTGVMAEPVTAMRERLPDRERVSLHPLFAPENAPGNVAAVVDASGPVTERAIGAIEAAGNDVFETDPAEHDAAMETVQAGAHTAVLAYALAAEDVREEFATPVSEALSDLVETVTGGTPQVYREIQESFDGADDVAAAARRIADADGEAFEELYAEAGAWRGTGESDREPDERRERGDDA; encoded by the coding sequence ATGGAGGTACTCGTCGTCGGAGCCGGCGGAATGGGCCGCTGGGCCGGCCGAACGCTCGGGTCGGCGTTCAGCGTCGCGTTCGCCGACCGCGACCCCGCCGTCGCGAGGGCGGCGGCCGAGGCGATCGACGCCGACGCCCGCGCCGTCGCTCTCGACACCGGAGAGACGTTCGCAGCGGTCTGTCTGGCCGTGCCGATCAGCGCCGCCGACGAGGCGATCGAGGCCCACGCCGACCGCGCGTCGCGGGCGATGCTCGACGTGACCGGCGTGATGGCCGAGCCGGTGACGGCGATGCGCGAGCGGCTGCCGGACCGCGAACGGGTGAGTCTGCATCCACTCTTCGCGCCCGAGAACGCGCCGGGGAACGTCGCGGCCGTCGTCGACGCCTCGGGGCCGGTGACCGAGCGGGCGATCGGAGCGATCGAGGCCGCCGGCAACGACGTCTTCGAGACCGATCCCGCCGAACACGACGCGGCGATGGAGACGGTCCAGGCCGGCGCCCACACGGCCGTGCTCGCGTACGCGCTGGCCGCGGAGGACGTCCGCGAGGAGTTCGCGACGCCGGTCTCGGAGGCGCTTTCGGACCTGGTCGAGACCGTGACCGGCGGCACGCCGCAGGTCTACCGCGAGATCCAGGAATCCTTCGACGGCGCCGACGACGTCGCGGCCGCGGCCCGCCGGATCGCCGACGCCGACGGCGAGGCGTTCGAGGAACTGTACGCCGAAGCGGGGGCGTGGCGCGGGACAGGGGAGTCGGACCGGGAGCCGGACGAGCGCCGCGAGCGGGGCGACGACGCGTGA
- a CDS encoding 2,3,4,5-tetrahydropyridine-2,6-dicarboxylate N-succinyltransferase, producing MSLESDIDDLWQRYQDDDLSAETAGSGVESTLNAFLEALETGEVRAAEQVGDSGPDGWVVNEWVKRGILLNFGLRETLPREYGDVTYYDVLPLRSTTDLGGRGTRNTPDGTAIRRGAYLGSDCIMMSPSFVNIGAHVGDGTLVDSCDTVGSCAQLGENVKLGANTLIGGVLEPVEDAPVIIEDGVSLGAGCRVTSGFHVGENTVVGENTLLSPRIPVYDLVEEEVIYGHLPSERRAFTRYVESSLGDHDLFESGAYKPAVVALDIEDDTLDKTRREEALRE from the coding sequence ATGAGCCTCGAATCCGACATCGACGACCTGTGGCAGCGCTACCAGGACGACGACCTCTCCGCGGAGACCGCCGGCTCCGGCGTGGAGTCGACGCTCAATGCCTTCCTCGAAGCCCTGGAGACCGGCGAGGTGCGGGCGGCCGAGCAAGTGGGCGACAGCGGCCCGGACGGCTGGGTCGTCAACGAGTGGGTAAAGCGCGGCATCCTGCTCAACTTCGGCCTGCGCGAGACGCTCCCCCGCGAGTACGGCGACGTCACCTACTACGACGTCCTGCCGCTCCGTTCGACGACCGACCTCGGCGGGCGCGGCACCCGCAACACCCCCGACGGGACCGCGATCCGCCGCGGCGCCTACCTCGGCTCGGACTGCATTATGATGTCGCCGTCGTTCGTCAACATCGGCGCCCACGTCGGCGACGGGACCCTCGTCGACTCGTGTGACACCGTCGGCTCCTGCGCCCAGTTAGGAGAGAACGTCAAGCTCGGCGCCAACACGCTGATCGGCGGCGTCCTCGAACCCGTCGAGGACGCGCCGGTGATCATCGAAGACGGCGTCTCGCTCGGCGCGGGCTGTCGAGTCACCTCCGGCTTCCACGTCGGCGAGAACACGGTCGTCGGCGAGAACACCCTTCTGAGCCCCCGGATTCCAGTCTACGACCTCGTCGAGGAGGAGGTCATCTACGGGCACCTGCCGTCCGAGCGCCGCGCGTTCACGCGGTACGTCGAGTCCTCGCTCGGCGACCACGACCTCTTCGAGTCCGGCGCGTACAAGCCCGCGGTCGTCGCGCTCGACATCGAAGACGACACCCTCGACAAGACCCGTCGCGAGGAGGCGCTCCGGGAATGA
- a CDS encoding PUA domain-containing protein: MSDASGEDLAELRTIADYQFGAGAGAALFPRAGGDEPETERLTIHRSTSGRPRQVVATEGRVVSYGTDGRFTLGVVGGRRLVAGLERPKARVVVGDESAPFVRDGKNAFAKFVREVDPAVRPGDEVAVVLDDDTVLGVGRAELSADAMGDFETGMAVSIREGAGGEGDEE, from the coding sequence ATGAGCGACGCGAGCGGCGAGGACCTCGCCGAACTCCGGACGATCGCGGACTACCAGTTCGGCGCCGGCGCCGGCGCGGCGCTGTTCCCCCGGGCCGGTGGCGACGAACCCGAGACCGAGCGCCTGACGATCCATCGATCGACGAGCGGTCGCCCGCGGCAGGTCGTCGCGACCGAGGGCCGCGTCGTCTCCTACGGGACCGACGGCCGATTCACCCTAGGCGTCGTCGGCGGTCGGCGCCTCGTCGCGGGGCTGGAGCGGCCGAAGGCGCGGGTCGTCGTCGGCGACGAGAGCGCGCCGTTCGTCAGGGACGGGAAGAACGCCTTCGCGAAGTTCGTCCGCGAGGTCGACCCGGCGGTCCGGCCGGGCGACGAGGTCGCCGTCGTCCTCGACGACGACACCGTCCTCGGGGTGGGACGCGCGGAGCTCTCCGCGGACGCGATGGGCGACTTCGAGACGGGGATGGCTGTCAGCATCCGCGAGGGCGCCGGCGGCGAAGGCGACGAGGAGTAG
- a CDS encoding ribbon-helix-helix domain-containing protein yields the protein MSEADSNGSDPEIDRINLRISRSFLEVVDETWRERGFNSRSEFIRYALRDSVNHPEGAGLWKDIAISEAQFGETDGVPSDEIRDEYGTNGE from the coding sequence ATGTCGGAAGCCGACTCGAACGGATCGGACCCCGAGATCGACCGGATCAATCTCCGGATCTCCCGATCGTTCCTGGAAGTCGTCGACGAGACGTGGCGCGAACGCGGCTTCAACAGCCGGAGCGAGTTCATCCGGTACGCCCTCCGCGACTCGGTGAACCACCCGGAGGGAGCGGGCCTCTGGAAGGACATCGCGATCAGCGAGGCGCAATTCGGCGAGACGGACGGCGTTCCCAGCGACGAGATCAGGGACGAATACGGCACGAATGGGGAGTGA
- a CDS encoding M24 family metallopeptidase, whose protein sequence is MEPDLSQLEDYLASAGLDGYLVDADGSNSTQRYLSGFDAPDPFVTLFTPETTAILVSSLEFGRAKKESRADDVSRLADYEYRSLAAEHGTDEARARVVAAWLEDHAVGSIAAPDRFPLGPADRLRERGIAVEAETEDVVTEIRARKTDEEIEWIREAQRANEAAMRATNDLLDAATIGDDGDGDVLRYEGEVLTSERVKREIETTLLERGCALDETIVACGADAADPHDRGSGPLRPHEPIIVDIFPQSKATKYHADMTRTFVKGDPGAEIREWFDLTREAMDAAFDAIEPGVTGEAVHDAVCDVYEDAGLPTLRSDPTTETGFIHSTGHGVGLDVHELPRVSPDGGELEPGHVITVEPGLYDPEIGGMRLEDLVVVTEDGHENLTEHPIELRV, encoded by the coding sequence ATGGAACCCGACCTCTCGCAGCTGGAGGACTACCTCGCGTCGGCGGGGCTCGACGGCTACCTCGTCGATGCCGACGGGTCGAACTCGACCCAGCGGTACCTCTCGGGCTTCGACGCGCCCGACCCGTTCGTGACGCTGTTCACGCCCGAGACGACTGCGATCCTCGTCTCCTCGCTGGAGTTCGGCCGCGCGAAGAAGGAGAGCCGCGCCGACGACGTCTCGCGGCTGGCGGACTACGAATACCGCTCGCTGGCCGCCGAGCACGGCACCGACGAGGCACGAGCGCGTGTCGTCGCGGCCTGGCTCGAAGACCACGCCGTCGGCTCGATCGCGGCGCCCGACCGCTTCCCGCTCGGGCCCGCCGACCGGCTCCGCGAGCGCGGCATCGCCGTCGAAGCCGAGACCGAGGACGTCGTGACCGAGATCCGCGCGCGCAAGACCGACGAGGAGATCGAGTGGATCCGCGAGGCGCAACGCGCGAACGAGGCCGCGATGCGGGCGACGAACGACCTGCTCGACGCGGCCACGATCGGCGACGACGGCGACGGCGACGTGCTCCGCTACGAGGGCGAGGTCCTGACGAGCGAGCGCGTCAAGCGGGAGATCGAGACGACGCTCCTCGAACGGGGCTGTGCCCTCGACGAGACCATCGTCGCCTGCGGCGCCGACGCCGCCGATCCCCACGACAGGGGCAGCGGCCCGCTCCGGCCCCACGAGCCGATCATCGTCGACATCTTCCCGCAGTCGAAGGCGACGAAGTACCACGCCGATATGACCCGGACCTTCGTGAAGGGCGACCCCGGCGCGGAGATCCGAGAGTGGTTCGACCTCACGCGGGAGGCGATGGACGCCGCCTTCGATGCCATCGAGCCCGGGGTGACGGGCGAGGCCGTCCACGACGCCGTCTGCGACGTCTACGAGGACGCCGGGCTGCCGACGCTCCGCTCTGACCCCACGACCGAGACGGGGTTCATCCACTCGACCGGCCACGGCGTCGGCCTGGACGTCCACGAACTCCCGCGGGTCTCGCCCGACGGCGGCGAGCTCGAACCGGGCCACGTGATCACCGTCGAGCCGGGGCTGTACGACCCCGAGATCGGCGGGATGCGGCTCGAAGACCTGGTGGTCGTCACCGAGGACGGTCACGAGAACCTGACCGAGCATCCGATCGAACTGCGGGTCTGA
- the dapF gene encoding diaminopimelate epimerase, protein MSVQHDRVPVEKYHGTGNDFIVVDAVESIPDRPAFATAHCDRETGVEHDASPRTGADGVLFLHLEERYSPPRVVMTLVQPDGSVAAMCGNGARVAAAWAAERTGSDELMIDTPAGTRHAVVEGDEVTIEMGEPSFRPRDVPLAREAERSEASEERAGAERHASREAELIEEDVEGLTVTAVNTGVPHAVAVVDDVDAVDLESVAPAVRYADVFPEGANVTLASRDGEDREGNPQFRQRTYERGVEGETRSCGTGAVAVAAVAKRLGLVDGSDSMTVSPPGGDLRITVPDDGPATLAGPAEREFAGELDVVVRST, encoded by the coding sequence ATGAGCGTACAGCACGACAGAGTACCAGTCGAGAAGTACCACGGCACCGGCAACGACTTCATCGTCGTCGACGCCGTCGAATCGATCCCCGACCGCCCCGCGTTCGCGACCGCCCACTGCGACCGCGAGACCGGCGTCGAACACGACGCCTCGCCGCGCACCGGCGCCGACGGCGTCCTCTTCTTGCATCTGGAAGAGCGCTACTCGCCGCCGCGCGTCGTGATGACGCTCGTCCAGCCGGACGGGTCGGTCGCCGCGATGTGCGGCAACGGCGCGCGCGTCGCCGCCGCCTGGGCCGCAGAGCGTACGGGATCGGACGAACTGATGATCGACACGCCCGCGGGCACGCGCCACGCGGTCGTCGAGGGCGACGAGGTGACGATCGAGATGGGCGAACCGAGCTTCCGTCCGCGCGACGTCCCGCTGGCCCGCGAGGCCGAACGCAGTGAGGCCTCGGAAGAGCGAGCGGGAGCGGAGCGACACGCGAGCCGCGAAGCCGAACTCATCGAAGAGGACGTCGAGGGACTCACCGTCACCGCAGTCAACACGGGCGTCCCTCACGCCGTCGCGGTCGTCGACGACGTCGACGCGGTCGACCTCGAATCGGTCGCGCCCGCGGTCCGCTACGCCGACGTCTTCCCCGAGGGCGCGAACGTCACGCTCGCCTCGCGGGACGGCGAGGACCGCGAGGGCAACCCCCAGTTCCGCCAGCGCACCTACGAGCGCGGCGTCGAGGGCGAGACCCGCTCGTGCGGGACCGGTGCGGTCGCGGTCGCCGCGGTCGCCAAGCGGCTCGGCCTCGTCGACGGCTCCGACTCGATGACGGTCAGCCCGCCCGGGGGCGACCTCCGGATCACGGTGCCCGACGACGGGCCCGCGACGCTCGCCGGCCCCGCCGAACGCGAGTTCGCGGGCGAACTCGACGTCGTGGTGCGATCGACGTAG